A genomic region of Persephonella marina EX-H1 contains the following coding sequences:
- a CDS encoding flagellar protein FlaG, whose amino-acid sequence MDIKSINNMLDKTLVQGGSKSVEAQNSQINRQNDINQQLKEELKKLDKNQIESLLKGIKEKFDYMNKYLKIEIDKDLQEPVIKIIDKKTNEVVRQIPPEYLLELAKRIDELVGLLFRKEV is encoded by the coding sequence ATGGATATAAAAAGTATCAACAACATGCTTGATAAAACACTTGTTCAGGGCGGTTCAAAATCAGTTGAAGCACAGAACAGTCAGATAAACAGACAGAACGATATAAACCAGCAGCTAAAGGAAGAACTGAAAAAGCTTGATAAAAACCAGATAGAGTCTCTTCTCAAAGGTATAAAAGAAAAGTTTGATTATATGAACAAGTATCTGAAAATAGAGATAGACAAGGATCTTCAGGAACCTGTTATAAAGATTATTGATAAAAAGACGAATGAGGTTGTAAGGCAGATACCACCAGAATACTTACTGGAGCTTGCTAAAAGAATTGATGAGTTAGTTGGCCTGCTTTTCAGGAAAGAGGTGTAG
- a CDS encoding cytidylyltransferase domain-containing protein: MKIHALIPARSGSKGIPKKNIVNLGGKPLIYWTIKASIESRYIERTFVSTDSNEIADISKKYGAEIPYIRPEDLSQDETPTKDVIFYHLQYFRPDVLVLLQPTSPLRDKDHIDRAVELFLEKKPEAVISVREASEKPFWMMEIDKDGFLKHLFKERFTRRQDMPSVYIPNGAIYIYDVKTLLKNKDLFPERTIPFIMDRISSIDIDDHTDLRIAEIFIGERYEK, encoded by the coding sequence ATGAAAATACACGCTCTTATACCTGCACGATCTGGAAGTAAAGGTATTCCTAAAAAAAATATTGTGAATCTTGGTGGAAAACCTCTAATATACTGGACTATAAAAGCGTCTATTGAGAGCAGGTATATAGAAAGAACATTTGTATCAACGGACAGTAATGAGATAGCGGATATATCAAAAAAATATGGAGCTGAGATACCATACATAAGACCAGAGGATCTTTCACAGGATGAAACACCAACAAAGGATGTTATATTTTACCACTTACAGTATTTCAGACCTGATGTTCTGGTACTTCTCCAGCCAACATCACCTCTGAGGGATAAAGATCATATAGACAGGGCAGTTGAGCTGTTTCTGGAGAAAAAGCCTGAGGCTGTTATAAGTGTGAGGGAAGCTTCAGAAAAACCTTTCTGGATGATGGAAATAGATAAAGATGGTTTTCTTAAACATCTCTTCAAAGAAAGATTCACAAGAAGACAGGACATGCCTTCAGTATACATACCTAACGGTGCGATATACATATACGATGTAAAAACACTGCTGAAAAATAAAGATCTTTTTCCAGAAAGGACTATCCCTTTCATTATGGACAGGATCAGCTCTATAGATATAGACGATCATACAGACCTGAGAATAGCAGAGATATTCATAGGAGAGAGATATGAGAAATAA
- a CDS encoding flagellar hook protein, with amino-acid sequence MRIPDISFFDTFIKYDRIREKDIERYTKELASGKKLLSPSDNTIDTVRSLRFKRLNNDIETYNRNIDLVKGTLDVAESTLGNIVNAGQEVRVEIIRLMNTGVLDYEDAQILRDYLSSLRDYIINQANVSIGDSRIFGGVKSQIDPFDPVTGVYQGETVETTVPVAKGVELNTTFNGQSYLGVNTNTGKMAMVDAIDEIISIIDGASASPPTRSLEEINTATINVTVDGKNYGNVTILEAFDIGLDKVMQQRSKIGEQMVIADNLKVQNDTMRVNFSELISKLEDADYAGVISELEKSKTAYEALLASIAQNKDLSLLKFIK; translated from the coding sequence ATGAGAATTCCTGATATATCATTTTTTGATACGTTTATAAAATACGACAGGATCAGAGAAAAGGATATAGAGAGATATACAAAAGAGCTTGCATCAGGAAAAAAACTTCTCTCACCATCTGATAACACTATAGACACTGTCAGATCACTCAGATTTAAAAGACTTAATAATGATATTGAGACATACAACAGGAATATAGATCTTGTAAAAGGAACGCTTGATGTTGCAGAGTCAACACTTGGAAATATTGTAAATGCAGGACAGGAAGTGAGGGTTGAGATTATAAGACTTATGAACACAGGTGTTCTTGATTATGAGGATGCCCAGATACTCAGGGATTATCTCAGCTCACTGAGGGATTACATAATAAACCAGGCAAATGTATCTATAGGTGATTCAAGAATCTTCGGTGGTGTTAAATCACAGATAGATCCCTTTGATCCTGTAACAGGTGTTTATCAGGGTGAAACAGTTGAGACCACAGTTCCTGTAGCAAAAGGTGTTGAGCTGAACACAACATTTAACGGACAGTCATATCTCGGCGTTAATACAAATACAGGAAAGATGGCGATGGTAGATGCTATAGATGAGATCATATCAATCATAGACGGAGCTTCAGCATCACCACCAACAAGAAGCCTTGAGGAGATAAACACAGCAACTATAAATGTGACAGTTGATGGAAAAAATTACGGAAATGTGACTATTCTTGAAGCCTTTGATATTGGACTTGATAAGGTTATGCAGCAGAGATCAAAAATCGGGGAACAGATGGTTATAGCTGATAACCTTAAAGTTCAGAATGATACGATGAGGGTAAACTTCTCTGAACTTATATCCAAGCTTGAGGATGCCGATTATGCCGGTGTGATATCTGAGCTTGAAAAATCTAAGACAGCTTATGAGGCACTTCTTGCATCAATAGCCCAGAACAAGGATCTAAGTCTTCTTAAATTTATAAAATGA
- the flgK gene encoding flagellar hook-associated protein FlgK — protein sequence MSLFYSLSIAGQSLLTHKNAINTTNSNISNVYTDGYSRKIPQLANIPTGGVELKTVERAFNQAYFNRYVNTNNLKTGYENYKDILQQVESVFNDIQGSGFADELNQFFNSFNDIAVNPDDIAARYSALSKAEALVGRIRNSYETLTDIKEKTSLSIRDNLNRLNDLTGQIATVNKNIRFYTADPAKRNEYLDERDRLLKEISSLIDVKVTFRDDQTVDISTVKGHPLVIFDRNIPLTYETDSNGDPVIRHEGTDITFLFDKGKIGGYLQGIKKINESINKLNDFTTVLAMVVNKQHRAGFDLNGNTGIDFFTIDPSSNKNNLDASNIVVGITDPESIAAASDPAYTNSDNTNIKKIIALKDDITGVLTAAEETTLSTTGSLTIGGITYTLNSFDSYTFIKNKSYSEFYSSEMIAPLGFEINRVENLYQEQNLILETVDSKMKEISSVNLDEELINLTKLQRAYEASAKIINVTDELLQTLLGLVK from the coding sequence ATGTCGCTCTTTTACTCCCTTTCCATAGCAGGCCAGTCCCTCTTAACCCACAAAAATGCGATAAACACAACAAACAGCAATATATCAAATGTTTATACAGACGGTTACTCAAGGAAGATACCACAGCTCGCAAATATCCCAACAGGTGGCGTTGAGCTAAAGACTGTAGAAAGAGCTTTCAATCAGGCTTATTTCAACAGGTATGTGAACACAAACAATCTGAAAACAGGTTATGAGAATTACAAGGATATACTTCAGCAGGTAGAGTCTGTTTTTAACGACATACAGGGCTCAGGTTTTGCTGATGAGCTGAACCAGTTTTTTAACTCATTCAACGATATTGCCGTAAATCCTGATGATATAGCTGCAAGGTATTCAGCTTTATCAAAGGCTGAAGCTCTTGTAGGAAGGATCAGGAACAGTTATGAAACCTTAACAGATATTAAAGAAAAAACATCACTCTCAATAAGGGACAATCTGAACAGACTTAACGATCTTACAGGACAGATAGCAACAGTAAACAAGAATATAAGATTTTACACAGCGGATCCTGCAAAAAGAAATGAGTATCTTGATGAGAGGGACAGGCTTTTAAAGGAGATATCATCACTTATAGATGTAAAGGTTACATTCAGAGATGACCAGACGGTTGATATATCAACTGTGAAAGGTCACCCACTTGTTATTTTTGACAGAAATATCCCTCTAACTTACGAGACAGACAGTAACGGTGATCCTGTTATAAGACATGAGGGGACAGATATAACATTTCTGTTTGATAAAGGAAAGATCGGTGGATATCTTCAGGGTATAAAGAAGATTAATGAAAGTATCAATAAGCTGAACGATTTTACTACAGTACTTGCCATGGTGGTGAACAAACAGCACAGGGCAGGTTTTGATCTTAACGGAAACACAGGTATAGATTTCTTTACGATAGACCCTTCAAGTAACAAGAATAATCTTGATGCATCAAATATTGTTGTAGGTATTACAGATCCTGAAAGTATAGCAGCCGCTTCAGATCCTGCATACACAAACTCAGACAACACTAATATTAAAAAGATAATAGCCCTTAAGGATGACATAACAGGTGTGCTTACAGCTGCAGAGGAGACAACACTTTCAACAACAGGATCTCTGACAATCGGTGGGATAACTTACACATTAAACAGCTTTGACAGCTACACATTTATAAAGAACAAATCATACTCAGAGTTTTACAGCTCAGAGATGATAGCACCTCTTGGATTTGAGATAAACAGGGTAGAAAATCTCTATCAGGAGCAGAACCTTATTCTTGAGACTGTTGACAGTAAGATGAAGGAGATATCATCTGTAAATCTTGATGAGGAGCTTATTAACCTTACAAAACTTCAGAGAGCCTACGAGGCTTCAGCAAAGATAATAAATGTTACAGATGAACTTTTACAGACATTACTGGGTCTTGTAAAATAG
- the corA gene encoding magnesium/cobalt transporter CorA: MIRLFVREGLNIRIEMVKDLSIPFENVENVLWIDMVSPTDQEIKWVSKNFEVRFPSKQEMEEIEISSRYWEDEESITINAYFLITEKEHAFNETVTFILKKHFLVTVRYRELKTFNELVKKLMMNPRFYEDGYYILAGIMEIRIDIDADTLEFITREISKLSKIVFTGIDITEEILETISYYEDFNMTIRENIIDKQRILSSLLKSYKIPQPVREEIRIMIKDINSLIDYTTFNFERLDYLQNTFLGLLNIEQNKVIKIFTIMSVIFLPPTLIASIYGMNFRFMPELQWEFGYPFAVFLMVFSALLPLFIFKKKGWL, from the coding sequence ATGATAAGACTTTTTGTTAGAGAAGGCTTGAATATAAGGATTGAGATGGTAAAGGATCTCTCCATTCCTTTTGAGAATGTTGAGAATGTTCTCTGGATAGATATGGTCTCCCCAACAGATCAGGAGATAAAGTGGGTATCAAAGAATTTTGAGGTCAGATTTCCCTCAAAACAGGAGATGGAAGAGATAGAGATATCCTCAAGATACTGGGAAGATGAGGAGAGTATAACTATTAATGCCTACTTCCTGATAACAGAAAAAGAGCATGCATTTAACGAAACTGTAACATTTATACTGAAAAAACATTTTCTTGTTACCGTAAGGTACAGGGAGCTTAAAACATTTAACGAGCTTGTTAAAAAGCTTATGATGAACCCGAGATTTTATGAGGACGGGTACTACATACTTGCAGGTATAATGGAGATAAGAATAGATATAGATGCTGATACTCTTGAGTTTATAACAAGGGAGATATCAAAGCTGAGTAAGATAGTTTTTACAGGTATAGACATAACTGAGGAGATTCTTGAGACGATCTCCTACTATGAGGATTTTAATATGACTATAAGGGAGAATATCATAGACAAACAGAGGATACTTTCATCGCTCTTAAAAAGCTACAAGATACCACAGCCTGTAAGGGAAGAGATAAGAATAATGATAAAGGATATAAACTCACTCATAGATTACACAACATTTAATTTTGAGAGACTTGATTATCTGCAGAACACGTTTTTAGGTCTCCTTAATATTGAACAGAACAAGGTCATAAAGATATTCACAATCATGTCAGTTATATTCCTCCCGCCAACTCTGATAGCAAGTATATACGGGATGAACTTCAGGTTTATGCCTGAACTACAGTGGGAGTTTGGTTATCCATTTGCTGTATTTCTGATGGTATTCTCTGCACTTCTACCTCTATTTATATTCAAGAAGAAAGGTTGGCTTTAA
- the fliS gene encoding flagellar export chaperone FliS has product MTNPYDIYIKTDIETASPLKQIIMLYDKAIVSLKQAVEDIKNNRIKDKVENIHKATDIILALDAALDLEKGGEIAKNLKDLYNFAYNKLLEAHAKNDTELINDIIEILETLRSAWEEIESKS; this is encoded by the coding sequence ATGACAAATCCATATGATATTTATATAAAAACTGATATTGAAACAGCCTCTCCATTAAAACAGATAATCATGCTTTACGATAAAGCTATAGTATCTCTGAAACAGGCTGTTGAGGATATAAAAAATAACAGGATAAAGGACAAGGTTGAGAATATTCATAAAGCAACCGATATAATACTTGCCCTTGATGCTGCACTTGATCTTGAAAAAGGTGGAGAGATAGCAAAGAACCTTAAAGATCTTTATAACTTCGCCTACAACAAGCTTCTTGAGGCACACGCAAAAAATGATACAGAACTTATAAACGATATTATTGAAATACTGGAGACATTAAGATCAGCATGGGAAGAGATAGAATCAAAGAGTTAG
- a CDS encoding HNH endonuclease: MSYIFEEEEIKVIKEFPNYGISNLGYVYRDLRYGLLPENYRKKRLKGYRDKKGYIKVHLSDGKKHKVFFVHRLVAEYFVPNPEGYRYVKHIDGNRENNRADNLRWTPYLKGNRIDRSKHLDILKLREEGLSIKEISGKTGISYSTVANILSDFSQITIRIPAELKERLKVEAERNGKSVTEFIIQILEKELEDGR; the protein is encoded by the coding sequence TTGAGCTACATATTTGAAGAAGAGGAGATAAAGGTAATAAAAGAGTTTCCAAACTACGGAATATCAAATCTCGGCTATGTTTACAGGGATCTCAGATACGGTCTTCTGCCTGAGAACTACAGAAAAAAGAGATTAAAAGGCTACAGGGACAAAAAGGGATACATAAAGGTTCATCTTTCAGATGGTAAAAAACATAAAGTATTCTTTGTCCACAGGCTTGTTGCTGAATACTTTGTCCCAAATCCTGAAGGGTACAGATATGTAAAGCATATAGATGGGAACAGGGAGAACAACAGGGCAGATAACCTTAGATGGACACCTTACCTGAAGGGTAACAGGATTGATAGATCAAAACATTTAGATATATTGAAACTCAGGGAAGAAGGTTTATCAATAAAGGAGATATCAGGAAAAACAGGGATAAGCTACTCCACAGTTGCAAACATACTTTCAGACTTCTCACAGATAACTATAAGGATACCTGCAGAGCTTAAAGAGAGATTAAAGGTGGAAGCTGAGAGAAATGGAAAAAGTGTAACGGAGTTTATAATCCAGATACTTGAGAAGGAGCTTGAAGATGGAAGATAA
- a CDS encoding sugar phosphate nucleotidyltransferase has translation MYKDIFIKPENTITEALKKLDRTSEKVLLVTNEKDELIGALTDGDIRRYILRTGKIEGFVKDVYNPNPIFIYEDEIDETRIKEIMVGKKIELIPVLDRKKHVKTFITWTSFFGKKEIPYEKIDEDIPVVIMAGGKGTRMRPFTEVLPKPLIPVGNKTAVEYIIDQFKKFGIRRFILTLNYKGELIEAYFNGIEKDYSIDFVWEDDFYGTAGSLKLIQDRINSDFIVSNCDIIVRANMKKVLDFHRKNRAYLTSITSIQHYKIPYGVVNLTDGGKIDHIEEKPEYTFPINTGVYVLNKKALDYIPEKSFYDMPQLIDDLIKDKKDVYAYPVNESDYIDLGQWDEYRKALEKLVIV, from the coding sequence ATGTATAAGGACATATTTATAAAACCTGAAAACACAATCACAGAAGCCTTAAAAAAGTTAGACAGAACATCTGAGAAGGTTCTGCTTGTAACCAATGAGAAAGATGAGCTTATAGGTGCTTTAACAGATGGGGATATAAGGAGATACATTCTCAGGACAGGTAAGATAGAAGGTTTTGTGAAGGATGTTTACAATCCCAATCCTATTTTCATATACGAAGATGAGATAGATGAGACAAGAATAAAAGAGATAATGGTTGGAAAAAAAATAGAGCTTATCCCTGTTTTAGACAGAAAAAAGCATGTAAAAACATTCATAACATGGACATCATTTTTCGGTAAGAAAGAGATCCCCTACGAAAAGATAGATGAGGATATACCTGTTGTTATAATGGCAGGCGGTAAAGGAACAAGGATGCGTCCATTTACGGAAGTTCTCCCTAAACCTCTGATCCCTGTGGGAAATAAAACAGCTGTTGAGTATATAATTGATCAGTTTAAAAAGTTCGGAATAAGAAGGTTCATACTCACACTGAACTACAAAGGTGAGCTTATAGAAGCTTACTTTAACGGTATTGAAAAGGATTACTCTATAGATTTTGTGTGGGAGGATGATTTTTATGGAACAGCCGGCAGTCTAAAACTGATTCAGGACAGGATAAACTCAGACTTTATAGTATCAAACTGCGACATCATAGTAAGGGCAAATATGAAAAAGGTTCTTGACTTCCACAGGAAGAACAGAGCCTATCTCACCTCAATCACATCAATACAGCATTATAAAATACCCTACGGTGTTGTAAATCTTACAGATGGTGGGAAGATTGACCATATTGAAGAAAAGCCTGAGTACACATTTCCTATAAATACAGGTGTTTATGTACTGAATAAAAAAGCTTTAGATTACATTCCTGAAAAAAGCTTTTACGATATGCCACAGCTTATAGACGATCTTATAAAAGATAAGAAGGATGTTTATGCATACCCTGTAAATGAGAGTGATTATATAGACCTTGGACAGTGGGATGAGTACAGAAAAGCTCTTGAGAAACTGGTTATCGTATGA
- a CDS encoding motility associated factor glycosyltransferase family protein, with the protein MRNKMKLYKKNLRYFKEEKTDIYSFIKDCSLSDITFSQTEEGFIIKTGSNIYVEDIKTESLLFSNLEFVFLFPQYKENKNLKDYIHSKLVESLEADREIESVKENFSKVILDHRYFPVVFINGLGTGRILKTLTDEIKTDLIIVYEPDPYKFVISLYNVDYSEMFDRYKLYLIIGNDENIIRRSVKDIITKNNPVLIPFLAKVNLYINNTYSENFDTILKKALLLSIKGWGFYDDEKIALKHGLENLKEKPPYLFRPSKKIENSTVFIVASGPSLEKDIGFIRDNADKAVIFSCGTALHKLYKEGITPDFHIELERETIRKDILERLPADYLKKIDLIAADVVHPDIKRMFKNAYLFFREGAIHTKILNPSFIPPAITPTVTNTATSIAIISGFENIIFFGTDMGFKEREKKHVSGTIFDSKEFKYIEEFMEVQLEVDGNFGGRVLTNDILLWSKEHLDILISSFKDRNFYNCSDGAKIESAVPVKDPSSINIPEIKKDQILENIYSLFSDDYSVIINPDGSDFFDTSINMLDSFISHVKEADLENFEKLVEFVKEGYDLILSYQKYEVPYILLSGSMKTILLYIYKLGIIYSGDAGNRMLEEKKEKALNGLLTIKDDLKLLKPYLDGSLIRQIYNGK; encoded by the coding sequence ATGAGAAATAAGATGAAGCTTTACAAGAAAAATTTAAGATACTTCAAGGAAGAAAAGACTGATATATACAGCTTTATAAAGGACTGTTCCCTCTCAGATATAACATTCTCACAGACAGAAGAAGGTTTTATCATAAAAACTGGAAGTAATATATACGTAGAGGATATTAAGACAGAAAGCTTACTTTTCAGCAATCTGGAGTTTGTTTTTCTTTTCCCGCAGTACAAAGAGAATAAAAACCTGAAAGATTACATACACTCAAAACTTGTAGAAAGTCTTGAGGCAGACAGGGAGATTGAAAGTGTTAAGGAAAACTTCTCCAAAGTTATCTTAGATCACAGATACTTCCCAGTTGTTTTTATCAACGGTCTTGGAACAGGAAGAATTCTAAAAACACTTACAGATGAGATAAAGACAGATCTTATAATCGTTTATGAACCTGATCCTTACAAGTTTGTTATATCACTTTACAATGTTGACTACAGTGAGATGTTTGATAGGTATAAACTATACCTCATTATAGGCAACGATGAAAATATAATAAGAAGATCAGTAAAGGATATAATAACGAAAAACAATCCTGTCTTAATTCCTTTTTTAGCAAAGGTAAATCTTTATATAAACAACACTTACAGTGAAAATTTTGATACAATCCTGAAAAAAGCTTTACTTCTATCCATAAAAGGGTGGGGATTTTATGATGATGAGAAGATAGCATTAAAACATGGACTTGAAAATCTAAAGGAAAAACCACCATACCTTTTCAGACCTTCAAAAAAGATAGAAAACTCAACGGTATTCATAGTAGCTTCAGGACCTTCACTTGAGAAAGATATTGGTTTTATAAGAGATAATGCAGATAAAGCTGTTATCTTTTCCTGTGGAACAGCACTTCACAAACTTTACAAAGAAGGGATAACACCTGATTTTCATATAGAACTTGAGAGGGAGACTATAAGAAAAGATATTCTTGAGAGATTACCTGCAGATTATCTTAAAAAGATAGATCTTATCGCCGCTGATGTTGTACACCCTGATATAAAAAGAATGTTTAAAAATGCTTACCTTTTTTTCAGGGAAGGGGCTATTCACACAAAAATACTGAACCCATCTTTTATACCACCTGCCATTACACCGACAGTAACAAATACAGCAACCTCTATAGCCATTATCTCAGGATTTGAGAATATAATCTTCTTTGGAACTGATATGGGATTTAAAGAAAGGGAGAAAAAACATGTCTCAGGGACGATATTTGATAGTAAGGAGTTCAAGTATATTGAGGAGTTTATGGAGGTTCAGCTTGAGGTTGATGGTAACTTTGGAGGCAGAGTTTTAACAAATGATATACTCCTCTGGTCAAAGGAACATCTTGATATACTCATATCCTCATTTAAGGACAGGAACTTTTATAACTGTTCTGATGGGGCTAAGATTGAGAGTGCTGTTCCTGTTAAAGATCCTTCCAGTATAAATATCCCAGAGATCAAAAAGGATCAGATACTGGAAAATATTTACTCCCTTTTCTCAGACGATTACAGCGTCATAATAAACCCAGACGGATCAGACTTTTTTGATACCTCCATCAATATGTTGGACAGTTTTATATCACATGTAAAAGAGGCAGATTTAGAAAACTTTGAGAAACTTGTTGAATTTGTAAAAGAAGGCTATGATCTCATTCTCAGTTATCAAAAGTACGAAGTTCCGTACATCTTACTTTCAGGAAGTATGAAAACTATACTTCTGTATATTTACAAGCTTGGAATTATATATTCAGGGGATGCCGGAAACAGAATGCTTGAGGAGAAGAAGGAAAAGGCTTTAAATGGTTTATTAACCATAAAAGACGATCTGAAACTCTTAAAACCTTATCTTGACGGCAGTCTGATCAGGCAGATATACAACGGTAAATAA
- a CDS encoding flagellin produces MGALRINYNYQADFTLNNLKKTEFSLNKSLERLATGYRINRAADDAAGLYIADQLKTYAVSLEQGTRNAQDGVSIAQIGQGSLTEVYNILNDVKAKVIQASNTLDSNARAQIQQDINSLVDAISKIFSDTEFNGIQLFASTASLATSFNIHYGGRTNQNLQISIGVAVATAGSTGTAASTVQIGASSYSIDVTTSTAANTSVQTVDNLIKAVDDLNAKLGSYQIELEKIISNNETQRINTSEAESRIRNVDMAKEMSAFTKYQILMQSGTAMLAQANQVPQMVLQLLR; encoded by the coding sequence ATGGGTGCTTTAAGAATTAACTACAACTATCAGGCGGATTTCACACTAAACAACCTGAAGAAAACAGAGTTCAGCCTGAACAAATCCCTGGAAAGACTCGCCACAGGTTATAGAATCAACAGGGCTGCTGACGATGCTGCAGGACTTTATATCGCAGACCAGCTCAAAACATATGCTGTATCACTTGAACAGGGAACAAGAAACGCTCAGGATGGTGTAAGTATCGCACAGATAGGACAGGGATCATTAACTGAGGTTTACAACATACTTAATGATGTAAAAGCCAAAGTCATCCAGGCATCAAACACATTAGACTCCAACGCAAGAGCACAGATACAGCAGGATATTAACTCTCTCGTTGATGCTATAAGCAAGATCTTCTCTGACACAGAGTTCAACGGTATACAGCTTTTCGCAAGTACGGCATCTCTTGCTACAAGTTTCAACATCCATTACGGTGGTAGAACTAACCAGAACTTACAGATCTCAATCGGTGTGGCTGTTGCTACAGCAGGTTCAACTGGAACTGCAGCATCAACAGTCCAGATAGGAGCCTCATCATACTCAATAGATGTTACAACATCTACAGCAGCTAACACATCAGTTCAGACTGTTGACAACCTTATAAAAGCTGTTGATGATCTTAACGCAAAACTCGGTTCTTACCAGATTGAGCTTGAGAAGATCATCTCAAACAACGAGACACAGAGAATAAACACATCAGAAGCGGAATCAAGAATAAGAAACGTGGATATGGCAAAAGAGATGTCTGCATTCACAAAATACCAGATCCTTATGCAGTCTGGTACAGCTATGCTTGCTCAGGCAAATCAGGTTCCACAGATGGTTTTACAATTACTCAGATAA
- the fliD gene encoding flagellar filament capping protein FliD yields the protein MAGEIYFSNLAGNFDYQQILDQVQYIKSQQILLLQEREAHIQSKKDAITNYRTLIKDLQGIFEDLVSPTLFAEKSVSISDETALSVTITDPTQVSESNLDISVLQLAKNDVWLTGGGVADKNAAITSLSAGSLTVSYQGTDYTINYDNTDSLQSIVDKLNTQFQSNNANLSASLFFDGVNYRLMIKGLDTGAGNTVTITDSLTGAGSLTDALGGFNNVQTAQNAQISIYGTTVESSTNTFDSVLPGVVIEAKSVTASPVNVTIGKDYQPFKDKLQEFISKYNEIVDFVQTNTSKEGVLSGDYTLQSIRSQIFNGLTPLMELGIINVDKDTGHLSIDNTELDNKLQTEPSTVQTKISDLDNNLRDYFYSVLDPYGPLKSKEKGYDRQIEAIEKKIEIDTKRIDAEIEILRKQFIALQVYMAEMEDLRLRLSSLFTNQTTQQTQ from the coding sequence ATGGCTGGAGAGATCTATTTCAGCAATCTTGCTGGAAATTTTGATTACCAACAGATACTTGATCAGGTTCAGTATATAAAAAGTCAACAGATACTCCTTCTTCAGGAAAGGGAAGCCCATATACAGTCAAAAAAGGATGCCATAACAAACTACAGAACACTTATAAAAGATCTTCAGGGTATCTTTGAAGATCTTGTTTCTCCTACACTTTTTGCTGAAAAGTCGGTCAGCATATCAGATGAGACAGCATTATCCGTAACGATAACAGATCCAACACAGGTATCTGAGAGCAACCTGGATATATCCGTTCTCCAGCTTGCAAAAAATGATGTATGGCTAACAGGTGGAGGCGTTGCAGATAAAAATGCTGCTATAACATCTCTTTCAGCAGGTTCATTAACAGTATCCTATCAGGGAACGGATTACACAATAAACTACGACAACACAGACTCACTCCAGTCTATAGTTGACAAACTTAACACACAGTTCCAGAGCAACAACGCAAACCTGTCAGCGTCCTTATTCTTTGATGGGGTGAACTACAGACTTATGATAAAGGGACTTGATACAGGAGCAGGTAACACCGTAACTATAACAGACTCCCTGACAGGGGCAGGAAGTTTAACAGATGCACTTGGAGGTTTTAATAACGTCCAGACAGCACAGAACGCCCAGATAAGTATATACGGAACTACCGTTGAAAGCAGCACGAATACATTTGACTCAGTCCTTCCAGGTGTTGTTATAGAGGCAAAAAGTGTGACAGCATCTCCTGTTAACGTGACTATAGGAAAAGATTACCAGCCTTTTAAGGACAAACTCCAGGAGTTTATATCCAAATACAATGAGATAGTTGATTTTGTCCAGACAAACACATCAAAAGAGGGTGTTCTTTCTGGGGATTACACACTCCAGTCAATAAGATCACAGATATTTAACGGACTTACACCTCTTATGGAGCTTGGCATTATAAATGTTGACAAAGATACAGGACATCTATCAATAGATAACACAGAGTTAGATAACAAACTCCAGACGGAACCTTCAACAGTACAGACAAAGATATCAGATCTTGATAATAATCTTAGAGATTACTTTTACTCTGTTCTTGATCCATACGGACCTTTAAAATCTAAAGAAAAAGGGTATGACAGACAGATTGAGGCTATAGAGAAAAAGATAGAGATAGACACGAAGAGAATAGATGCTGAGATAGAGATACTTAGAAAACAGTTTATAGCACTGCAGGTTTATATGGCTGAGATGGAAGATCTGAGACTTAGACTTTCCTCACTTTTCACCAACCAGACAACACAACAGACACAGTAA